TGGAGACCTTGTGCACTTCGTCCACGCCCGGCAGGGCCATGCCGACGATGGCGTGCCCCATCTCGTGATGGGCGACGATCTCGCGCTCCTTCTCATTCAGCCGACGGTTCTTCTTTTCCAGCCCGGCGACGATGCGCTCTACCGCTTGCGTGAAATCCTGCATCTCGACGTGGGTAGCCCGGCGCCGTGTCGCCATCAGTGCGGCCTCGTTCACCAGGTTTGCTAGGTCCGCGCCGGAAAACCCCGTGGTCAGCGCCGCGATCTGGTCCGGGTCGACGCCATCGGCCACCTTGATCTTCTTCATGTGCACTTCGAGAATCTGCACCCGCCCGGCGCGGTCGGGGCGGTCCACCAGCACCTGCCGGTCGAAACGGCCCGCGCGCAGCAACGCCGGGTCGAGGATTTCGGGCCGGTTCGTTGCGGCCAGCAGAACGACGCCCTCGGTCGGATCGAAACCGTCGAGTTCGGTCAGAAGCTGGTTCAACGTCTGCTCGCGTTCGTCATGGCCCCCGCCGGGATGCTGGCCCGCGGCGCGGGACCGGCCAAGCGCGTCCAATTCGTCCACGAAAATGATGGCCGGCGCTGCCTTCCTCGCCTGCTCGAAGAGGTCGCGTACCCGCGCGGCGCCGACGCCCACGAACATCTCCACGAATTCCGAGCCGGATATCGAGTAGAAAGGCACGCCCGCCTCGCCGGCAACGGCCTTGGCCAGCAACGTCTTGCCGGTGCCGGGCGGGCCGACGAGAAGCACGCCCTTGGGCATCCGCGCGCCCAGGCCGCTGTAATGCTCGGGGTCCTTCAGGAACTCGACGATCTCTTCAAGTTCCTGCTTGGCCTCGTCCACGCCCGCCACATCGTCGAAACCGACCTTGGTGTCGCTCTCGACATAGATCTTGGCCTTGCTCTTGCCGATCGACATGAAGCCGCCCATCCCCTGCCGCTCGGCGAACTTGCGGATGAAGAAAATCCAGATGCCGACGAAGACAAGCGCCGGCA
The window above is part of the Salipiger abyssi genome. Proteins encoded here:
- the ftsH gene encoding ATP-dependent zinc metalloprotease FtsH, producing MDKKTQINFWYVLLAIFGVVLLRDLWVQSQTIAAIPYSQFEDYLGEGVIEEVVIGSDTIRGTFSEPQDGKTGFVATTVPADMIERLEEADITYTGAVENTWLTTLLSWVLPALVFVGIWIFFIRKFAERQGMGGFMSIGKSKAKIYVESDTKVGFDDVAGVDEAKQELEEIVEFLKDPEHYSGLGARMPKGVLLVGPPGTGKTLLAKAVAGEAGVPFYSISGSEFVEMFVGVGAARVRDLFEQARKAAPAIIFVDELDALGRSRAAGQHPGGGHDEREQTLNQLLTELDGFDPTEGVVLLAATNRPEILDPALLRAGRFDRQVLVDRPDRAGRVQILEVHMKKIKVADGVDPDQIAALTTGFSGADLANLVNEAALMATRRRATHVEMQDFTQAVERIVAGLEKKNRRLNEKEREIVAHHEMGHAIVGMALPGVDEVHKVSIIPRGIGALGYTIQRPTEDRYLMTREELENKIAVLLGGRAAEKIIYGHLSTGASDDLARATDIARSMVARYGMDDELGHVAYDTERGNFLGQGDQGSWLNRRYSDATAERMDQAVKDVIDSIFERTLALLDENRALLESSSAELLERETLEDADLKRIADGVKQPAEAA